Proteins from a genomic interval of Anolis sagrei isolate rAnoSag1 chromosome 1, rAnoSag1.mat, whole genome shotgun sequence:
- the LOC132761900 gene encoding olfactory receptor 11L1-like, with product MLCIVFYPAWGLFHQSHFCLKCAYSPFHNSSLLGNSKNMQNGTSAPEFILLGFLGLQKFWFLLFITFLTAYLFILLGNVFIIIIINMDVDLRIPMYFFLSNFSFLEICYTSVTVPRLLVDFLTGSRAISFQRCITQMYFFFFFGTTEFLLLATMAYDRYLAICQPLRYPVLMNGRACIRLALTSWLSGSLTPFLPTAFISQLPFNSSNQINHFFCDTGPLIELSTGDTFMAQAMIFLVSAVIVPVSFLLTLISYALIIFTIWHIPSASGRYKAFSTCSSHLMVVTIFYGTVIFMYLCPRSGRSSDMNKMISVFYAVVTPMLNPIIYTLRNKDVKRALEKILNQVKDKWWTHGGKAFLAKETQATC from the coding sequence atgttgtgtattgttttTTATCCTGCCTGGGGTCTCTTTCATCAATCACACTTTTGTCTCAAATGTGCTTATTCTCCTTTCCATAATTCCTCCCTGCTAGGCAACAGCAAGAATATGCAGAATGGCACCTCAGCTCCTGAATTCATCCTGCTGGGTTTCCTTGGACTCCAGAAGTTCTGGTTCCTCTTATTCATCACTTTCTTGACTGCCTACCTCTTCATACTCCTTGGAAATGtttttatcattatcatcataaacATGGATGTGGACCTACGTATCCCTATGTACTTCTTCCTGAGCAATTTCTCCTTCCTGGAAATATGCTACACCTCAGTCACTGTCCCTCGGCTTCTGGTGGACTTCCTCACTGGCTCCCGTGCCATCTCCTTCCAGAGGTGCATCACCCAGatgtatttcttcttcttctttggtaCCACAGAATTCCTCCTCTTGGCTACCATGGCTTATGACCGGTATTTAGCCATCTGCCAACCACTGAGGTATCCAGTGCTCATGAATGGCCGTGCTTGTATCCGCTTGGCCTTGACTTCCTGGCTGAGCGGCTCCCTCACCCCTTTCTTGCCCACAGCCTTTATCTCCCAGCTCCCCTTCAACAGTAGTAACCAGATCAACCACTTCTTCTGTGACACAGGGCCATTGATTGAGCTTTCAACTGGAGACACCTTTATGGCTCAGGCAATGATTTTTCTTGTCTCGGCAGTGATTGTGCCTGTGTCCTTCCTTCTGACTTTGATTTCTTATGCCCTGATCATTTTTACCATCTGGCACATCCCCTCTGCTTCTGGAAGGTATAAGGCCTTTTCCACATGTTCCAGCCACCTCATGGTGGTTACCATCTTCTATGGCACAGTCATCTTCATGTACCTCTGTCCACGTTCTGGCCGGTCTTCTGACATGAACAAAATGATATCTGTTTTCTATGCTGTAGTCACTCCTATGCTGAATCCTATCATTTACACCCTGAGGAACAAAGATGTGAAAAGAGCTCTGGAGAAAATTCTCAACCAAGTAAAGGACAAGTGGTGGACACATGGAGGGAAAGCCTTTCTCGCTAAGGAGACACAGGCCACATGTTAG